From the genome of Deltaproteobacteria bacterium, one region includes:
- the rplL gene encoding 50S ribosomal protein L7/L12, whose amino-acid sequence MADLQKIVEELSGLTLLEAAELSKLLEQKWGVSAAAFAVAAAPAAGAGQAAPVAEEKTEFDVVLTNVGEKKIQVIKVVRELTILGLKEAKDLVEGVPKPVKEGVSKDEAESIKKKLEEVGATVEIK is encoded by the coding sequence ATGGCTGATTTACAGAAAATCGTGGAAGAATTGAGTGGCTTGACCCTATTAGAGGCCGCGGAATTGTCCAAACTTTTGGAACAAAAATGGGGGGTATCAGCTGCAGCTTTTGCAGTGGCCGCTGCGCCGGCAGCAGGCGCGGGACAAGCGGCGCCCGTAGCCGAGGAAAAAACGGAATTTGACGTAGTCCTGACCAACGTGGGTGAGAAAAAAATCCAGGTTATCAAAGTGGTGCGCGAGTTGACCATCCTGGGATTGAAAGAGGCTAAGGACTTAGTGGAAGGCGTGCCCAAGCCGGTCAAAGAAGGGGTCTCTAAAGACGAGGCCGAGAGCATTAAGAAGAAGTTAGAGGAAGTAGGCGCTACCGTAGAAATCAAATAA
- the rplJ gene encoding 50S ribosomal protein L10, giving the protein MKREDKRKVVADLQQRMTQAKVAILTRFSGLNVEKMTKLRRELRKAAVEYRIVKNTLLRLAIQGTEKEPLVKALEGPIAVAWSETDPVAPARILAKFAKEFPELHILVACSEGKLWGPVEIQSWVTLPSLDELRAKILGLIQAPASNLVRLLVTPGTRLAQLLKAKSQKE; this is encoded by the coding sequence TTGAAGCGAGAGGATAAACGTAAAGTTGTTGCCGATCTCCAGCAACGGATGACCCAGGCGAAAGTGGCGATTTTGACTCGCTTTTCGGGCCTTAACGTGGAAAAGATGACCAAGCTTCGCCGGGAGCTACGTAAAGCCGCCGTGGAGTATCGCATTGTCAAAAACACCCTTTTACGGCTGGCGATTCAGGGTACAGAAAAGGAGCCTTTGGTAAAGGCATTAGAAGGGCCTATCGCTGTGGCGTGGAGCGAAACAGACCCCGTGGCTCCTGCCCGGATTTTGGCCAAATTCGCCAAAGAGTTTCCGGAATTGCATATCTTGGTAGCATGCTCTGAAGGAAAGCTATGGGGACCGGTGGAGATTCAAAGCTGGGTAACGCTTCCGAGCCTCGATGAGCTCAGGGCCAAGATTTTGGGGTTAATTCAAGCTCCGGCCTCAAACCTGGTTCGTTTGCTTGTGACCCCCGGTACGCGCTTGGCCCAGCTATTGAAGGCCAAAAGCCAAAAAGAATAA
- the rplA gene encoding 50S ribosomal protein L1: MGKRSKIYLEERKKIDRTTKYDLDSGLKLLKESARAKFDESVDMAIRLGVNPKHADQMVRGTVPLPHGVGKTIKILVFAKGEKEKEAQEAGADFVGADDLAEKITSGWTDFDKAIATPDMMGMVGKLGKILGPRGLMPNPKVGTVTFDVGKAVKELKAGRVEFKVEKTGIVHTTVGKVSFEEGKLKENVLALMDVIIRAKPASSKGTYLKSIAISTTMGPGIKLDPNALRGAMKP; the protein is encoded by the coding sequence ATGGGTAAAAGAAGCAAAATCTATTTGGAAGAGAGAAAGAAAATTGACCGCACCACAAAGTACGACCTGGACTCAGGTTTAAAATTACTTAAAGAATCCGCCCGGGCCAAGTTTGACGAGAGCGTGGACATGGCTATCCGCTTGGGCGTTAACCCCAAGCACGCGGACCAGATGGTGCGGGGCACGGTCCCCCTTCCTCATGGAGTGGGCAAGACGATAAAAATTTTGGTCTTCGCCAAAGGGGAAAAAGAAAAAGAAGCCCAGGAAGCCGGGGCAGATTTTGTGGGGGCTGATGATCTGGCGGAAAAAATTACCAGCGGCTGGACGGATTTTGATAAAGCCATCGCCACCCCGGACATGATGGGGATGGTGGGAAAGCTAGGGAAAATTTTAGGGCCCCGGGGCTTGATGCCCAACCCTAAAGTGGGAACGGTAACTTTTGACGTAGGAAAGGCCGTAAAAGAGCTTAAAGCCGGGCGAGTGGAGTTCAAAGTGGAAAAAACCGGCATCGTCCACACCACTGTAGGCAAAGTTTCTTTCGAAGAAGGAAAGTTGAAAGAAAATGTTTTAGCCCTCATGGATGTGATTATCCGGGCCAAACCTGCCTCGAGCAAGGGGACCTATCTTAAAAGTATTGCCATTTCGACAACCATGGGGCCTGGGATCAAACTCGATCCCAACGCTCTCCGTGGGGCGATGAAGCCATAA